CTGGGTGCTGGGTGCTGGGTGCTGGGTGCTACCTGAGCTGTGGCTGGGTGCTGGGTGCTGGGTGCTGGGTGCTACCTGAGCTGCGGCTGGGTGCTGGGTGCTGGGTGCTACCTGAGCCGCTGCAGCGTCTCTCTGACTGCAGATCTCTGTGGGTGCTTGTTGCGGAGCAGCGGAGCAGCCAGCTCGCTGCAGCTCTGCAGTCTCTCGTCTCCGACTTCCAGATGCTTCAGGAAACCTTCGAACTTCCCCCGCAGCAGCTGcaacatgccacacacacaaacacacacacacacacacacacacacacacacacacagggaactTCATCACCATCagattatattgttttttcattaaacaGAGCTAATGATCACATTatcttcccacacacacacacacacacacacacacacacacacacacacacacacacacttggttgtctcctttagggTCACGTAACACTACTGACGTCCATTATTGACTACAGACGGAGTAAAGACTGAAACATGaggaaaatgtcaataaaagtgacaaatgtttaaaaaaaaatcaaataaagaaatatgttaaaaaaagtgactaaaatttaaacaaattgtaaaaaaagaaacatcgtgacaaaaatgtgaaaaaatgttgatCAAAGTGACacgaatttaaaaaaaaaaaaggtttcaagaGTTTGGTAGAACCacaagaaaatttaaaaagactcagaaaaagtcgacaaacgttgaaaaagtgacaaaatcactgggggaaagacacaaaaggctAGAAAAAGACGACTTAACCTTcataaaaggcttttattttgaaattttgactcTAACTAAAAGTTTGAAGGTTGGctggaagacaacatgaaggttaagtTGCTGTCCTTGGCGTCCTATgtatagacacaaacacacacacacacacacacacacacgcagacacacacacacacacacacatgcagacacacccACAGGGATAACATGAGCCCGTCAGGTCCCACCTGTACATGTTGGTAGTTGTTGCCCAGGTCCTGGGACTCGGCTGTCGGTCTCTGGCGGGTCATCCAGTCCTCCAAGTCCAGCGCCTCTCGGCTAAACTCGTGGAGACGGAGGACTTCCTGTAACCTCTGACCC
This portion of the Etheostoma cragini isolate CJK2018 unplaced genomic scaffold, CSU_Ecrag_1.0 ScbMSFa_1910, whole genome shotgun sequence genome encodes:
- the LOC117940204 gene encoding spectrin beta chain, non-erythrocytic 2-like, translating into MIPRLQVLEGQLEVLQVEVEELEDQVEQAVQTWALEELRRPYSRLSSLNQQLQHQAACRGQRLQEVLRLHEFSREALDLEDWMTRQRPTAESQDLGNNYQHVQLLRGKFEGFLKHLEVGDERLQSCSELAAPLLRNKHPQRSAVRETLQRL